The Plasmodium knowlesi strain H genome assembly, chromosome: 14 genome has a segment encoding these proteins:
- a CDS encoding epsin-like protein, putative: MLLFKKVNSKVLSINNYLQKYLESNQFEKNLKEALNNKNYGVSNSLLYDLSISTYDANYYKRVLSEVFKAIQEKPSKWRRIYKGLRLCEYVMKNGCEYFISDVKDKEELIKKLTHFTYLEDLKDKGVCIREISNNILTLLRDNKHLKNERIEAAKYANICTNIESKPIEKKGFFSSRKKKTKNKGKKILESNKRNYMDTRNTRNAQEKSIFDQIEEERNMLSKYAGNNYDMNDNVHRTDDLRRGSGHKSASASSSDSDSSENSSDSSGSSSGSGSSSGGRDSDGSKSRSSGYTSAHKSSRRKSGRGKKHRNASSQSSKYSRSSSASHDGSRSSYISRSKSARSSSRVSSPSSSHNSSASSSASRSSSRSSRYSSASSQSSYSSKKKSHARDKNRKSRGSRRNKSGRSR, translated from the exons atgttattatttaaaaaggttAATTCAAAGGTGTTAAGCATAAACAATTATTTGCAGAA atATTTAGAGTCTAATCAGTTTGAAAAAAACCTTAAAGAAGCACTAAACAACAAAAACTATGGTGTGTCGAATAGCCTTCTATACGATCTTTCCATCTCAACATACGATGCCAATTATTATAAAAGGGTCCTCAGTGAGGTTTTCAAGGCAATCCAGGAGAAGCCTTCAAAATGGAGGAGAATATACAAA GGATTAAGACTGTGCGAGTACGTAATGAAGAACGGGTGTGAGTATTTCATCAGTGACGTGAAGGACAAAGAGGAACTCATCAAGAAGCTTACGCACTTTACCTATTTAGAAGATCTAAAGGACAAGGGAGTATGTATAAGAGAAATTTCAAACAATATTTTAACCTTGCTAAGGGACAACAAACATTTGAAGAATGAAAGAATAGAAGCTGCGAAATATGCAAACATCTGCACAAATATAGAATCTAAGCCAATTGAGAAAAAGGGATTTTTTTCAAgtcggaaaaagaaaacaaaaaataaaggaaaaaaaattctggaGAGTaacaaaagaaattatatgGATACCAGAAATACAAGAAATgcacaagaaaaaagtatCTTCGATCAGATAGAGGAAGAGAGAAATATGCTAAGCAAATATGCAGGAAATAATTACGACATGAATGATAACGTGCACAGGACTGATGATTTAAGAAGAGGTAGTGGACATAAATCTGCTAGTGCATCCTCATCAGATTCAGACTCCTCCGAAAATAGTAGTGATAGCAGTGGAAGCAGTAGCGGTAGCGGAAGTAGTAGTGGAGGGCGTGATAGTGATGGGAGTAAAAGTCGGAGCAGTGGGTACACATCAGCGCATAAATCAAGCAGAAGGAAATCGGgcagaggaaaaaagcaCAGAAATGCATCTTCACAGTCTTCAAAATATTCTCGCTCATCTTCTGCATCTCATGATGGTTCTAGATCTTCATATATTTCTCGTTCCAAGTCAGCTCGTTCGTCGTCGCGCGTGTCATCACCAAGTTCCTCCCACAACTCCTCCGCCTCATCCTCTGCGTCGAGGTCGTCGTCGCGATCGTCTCGCTATTCCTCCGCGTCAAGTCAATCTAGTTATTCTTCGAAGAAGAAATCTCACGCGCGAGATAAGAATCGGAAGAGCAGGGGTTCAAGAAGGAACAAGTCGGGGCGCTCCAGATGA